A window from Gossypium raimondii isolate GPD5lz chromosome 7, ASM2569854v1, whole genome shotgun sequence encodes these proteins:
- the LOC105794253 gene encoding L10-interacting MYB domain-containing protein-like: protein MVKTRNFVEGDSTLATKVVWDDELTLIFCKLCVNEVNAGNRPTTHLNSKGLENVVALFQAKTQKIYGKLQLKTKWDTLKKEWRLWRELLKESTGIGWCPSKKTVDATEEWWAAKIQENPDFKGFKKKGIEPRLNELMWQMFGGIVATGENAWAPSSGVLPSGIPMGDDAPNEEFGDSDKHSNENEGIPPDEVPSKPSHEIPNRRKQTLGAVHGKGKKSSSSRKSSRITLTTQIEKLCESMASPRKSVTEIIFPHSQYTISNAMDALRALGDEIPKKDELYYFATKMFQIPVKREVFLNLDPDDRVWWLRCEYAEQNPIASFSSLNGKVSAMEKLALSLYILGNRESNSNAKERFQRSGETVSRIFTDILHIFGRMRINTIKPTEGQFEEVPNHIRHDTRYWPHFKLGRNST, encoded by the exons atggTAAAGACACGGAATTTTGTTGAGGGAGATAGTACCTTAGCAACAAAAGTTGTTTGGGATGATGAGCTGACGTTGATATTTTGTAAGCTTTGCGTGAATGAAGTCAATGCTGGTAATAGACCGACAACTCATCTAAACTCAAAAGGATTGGAAAATGTGGTTGCTCTTTTTcaagcaaaaacacaaaaaatttatggaaaactTCAATTGAAAACTAAGTGGGATACTTTAAAAAAGGAATGGAGGTTATGGAGAGAGTTGCTTAAGGAATCTACAGGTATTGGATGGTGTCCATCTAAAAAGACGGTCGATGCTACCGAAGAATGGTGGGCTGCAAAAATACAG gaaaatcctgattttaaaggatttaagaagaaaggaattgaaccaCGATTGAATGAGTTAATGTGGCAAATGTTTGGTGGCATTGTAGCCACTGGAGAAAATGCATGGGCACCTTCGTCTGGTGTTCTTCCAAGTGGGATTCCTATGGGAGATGATGCACCTAATGAGGAATTTGGTGATTCAGATAAACATAGTAACGAGAATGAAGGTATTCCTCCTGATGAGGTACCATCAAAACCTTCTCATGAAATCCCTAATCGAAGAAAGCAAACACTTGGGGCTGTACAcggtaaaggaaaaaaatcaagttcaagtagaaaatcatcaagaatTACATTAACTACTCAGATCGAGAAATTGTGTGAGAGTATGGCTAGTCCAAGGAAGTCAGTGactgaaattatttttcctcacTCTCAATATACTATTTCAAATGCAATGGATGCTTTGCGTGCTTTGGGAgatgaaattccaaaaaaagaTGAACTATACTATTTTGCCACCAAAATGTTCCAAATACCGGTGAAACGAGAAGTGTTTTTGAACTTAGATCCAGATGATAGGGTTTGGTGGCTTCGATGTGAGTATGCTGAACAAAATCcaattgcatcattttcatccttg AATGGGAAAGTATCGGCAATGGAGAAGTTAGCATTATCATTGTACATTCTTGgaaatagagaatcaaattcaaatgcaaaAGAACGATTTCAACGATCTGGGGAAACTGTTAGTAGAATTTTTACTGATATATTGCATATATTTGGTCGAATGAGAATAAACACGATTAAACCCACTGAAGGTCAATTCGAGGAAGTACCGAACCATATTCGACATGATACAAGATATTGGCCTCactttaag TTGGGAAGGAACAGCACAtga